One genomic segment of Arthrobacter sp. zg-Y1110 includes these proteins:
- the rplO gene encoding 50S ribosomal protein L15, which produces MPEENRTLKVHHLRPAPGAKTAKTRVGRGEGSKGKTAGRGTKGTAARYQVKAGFAGGQLPLHMRLPKLRGFKNPFRVEFQVVNLDKISELFPEGGAVDIEALVAKGAVRKNQPVKVLGSGDITVKVDVSANAFSASAAEKIAAAGGSTTTV; this is translated from the coding sequence ATGCCCGAAGAAAACAGAACTCTGAAGGTCCATCACCTGCGTCCGGCACCCGGTGCCAAGACGGCCAAGACCCGCGTAGGCCGCGGTGAAGGTTCCAAGGGTAAGACGGCAGGCCGCGGTACCAAGGGTACGGCTGCCCGCTACCAGGTCAAGGCAGGCTTCGCCGGCGGTCAGCTTCCGCTGCACATGCGTCTGCCGAAGCTGCGCGGCTTCAAGAACCCGTTCCGGGTCGAGTTCCAGGTTGTAAACCTGGACAAGATCTCGGAACTGTTCCCCGAAGGCGGCGCCGTGGATATCGAAGCATTGGTTGCCAAGGGCGCGGTTCGCAAGAACCAGCCCGTGAAGGTGCTCGGCTCCGGCGACATCACCGTCAAGGTTGATGTCTCCGCCAACGCCTTCTCCGCCAGCGCTGCAGAAAAGATCGCCGCAGCCGGCGGATCCACCACCACGGTCTAA
- the rpmD gene encoding 50S ribosomal protein L30, translating into MSTPKNVVVSTARLEITQIKSTIGGKQNQRDTLRSLGLKHIGDSVVRTADAVTVGMINTVPHLVKVEEAK; encoded by the coding sequence ATGTCGACTCCGAAGAACGTCGTCGTTAGCACGGCTCGACTGGAAATCACTCAGATCAAGTCCACCATCGGTGGTAAGCAGAATCAGCGCGACACGCTGCGTTCACTGGGCCTGAAGCACATCGGCGACTCTGTCGTCCGTACTGCTGATGCAGTGACCGTTGGCATGATCAACACGGTTCCGCACCTCGTGAAGGTTGAGGAGGCGAAGTAA
- the rpsE gene encoding 30S ribosomal protein S5, whose translation MTEATAAEATETKEAAATGTDDRRGGRRGEQRGSDRGGRGERGGRGGRDGGRNDEKDKFIERVVTINRVAKVVKGGRRFSFTALVVVGDGNGMVGVGYGKAKEVPSAIAKAVEEAKKTFFRVPRIGGTIPHLVQGEAAAGVVLLRPASPGTGVIAGGPVRAILECAGIHDVLSKSLGSSNAINIVHATVDALKRLEEPQAVAARRGLPLDQVVPYAMLRNMQKAGA comes from the coding sequence GTGACTGAAGCTACAGCTGCTGAGGCAACTGAGACCAAGGAAGCCGCAGCCACCGGTACCGACGACCGCCGCGGCGGACGTCGCGGCGAGCAGCGCGGTTCCGACCGTGGAGGCCGCGGCGAACGCGGTGGCCGCGGTGGCCGCGACGGCGGACGCAACGATGAGAAGGACAAGTTCATTGAACGCGTCGTGACCATCAACCGCGTTGCCAAGGTGGTCAAGGGTGGCCGTCGCTTCAGCTTCACCGCCCTCGTTGTTGTCGGTGACGGCAACGGCATGGTCGGCGTTGGCTACGGCAAGGCAAAGGAAGTTCCCTCCGCTATTGCAAAGGCCGTTGAAGAAGCCAAGAAGACCTTCTTCCGCGTCCCGCGCATCGGTGGAACCATCCCGCACCTCGTCCAGGGTGAAGCTGCTGCAGGCGTTGTCCTGCTGCGTCCGGCTTCCCCCGGTACCGGTGTTATCGCCGGTGGTCCGGTCCGCGCCATTCTCGAATGCGCCGGTATCCACGACGTCCTGTCCAAGTCGCTCGGGTCCTCCAACGCCATCAACATCGTGCACGCCACGGTTGATGCGCTGAAGCGCCTCGAAGAGCCCCAGGCAGTGGCAGCACGCCGCGGCCTTCCGCTCGACCAGGTCGTTCCCTACGCGATGCTCCGCAACATGCAGAAGGCAGGTGCCTGA
- the rplR gene encoding 50S ribosomal protein L18, translating into MAISINKKRNSKSKSALRSRRQLRIRKRISGTAVRPRLVVNRSARHIFVQVVDDSRGVTVASASTMEADLRAMDGDKTAKAKRVGELVAERSKAAGIEAVVFDRGGNRYHGRIAAVADGAREGGLAL; encoded by the coding sequence ATGGCCATCAGCATTAATAAGAAGCGAAACAGCAAGAGCAAGTCTGCCCTGCGCAGCCGTCGCCAGCTGCGTATCCGCAAGCGGATTTCCGGAACCGCGGTTCGTCCGCGCCTCGTGGTCAACCGCTCTGCCCGCCACATCTTCGTCCAGGTTGTCGATGACAGCCGCGGCGTAACCGTGGCTTCCGCCTCCACCATGGAAGCGGATCTGCGTGCAATGGACGGCGACAAGACCGCCAAGGCCAAGCGCGTTGGCGAACTCGTTGCTGAGCGGTCCAAGGCCGCCGGCATCGAAGCCGTTGTCTTTGACCGCGGTGGTAACCGCTACCACGGCCGTATTGCTGCAGTTGCAGACGGCGCACGTGAAGGTGGGCTGGCACTGTGA
- the rplF gene encoding 50S ribosomal protein L6 produces the protein MSRIGRLPIPVPAGVDIAINGNVVSVKGAKGELSHTVPSPITATLEDGTITVTRPNDERESRSLHGLTRTLIANMITGVTEGYKKDLEIVGTGYRVVAKGADLEFALGYSHPVPVAAPEGITLTVVAPTKVTVSGIDKQQVGEVSANIRKLRKPDPYKGKGIRYAGEIVRRKVGKAGK, from the coding sequence ATGTCACGTATTGGACGTCTGCCCATCCCGGTTCCTGCCGGAGTAGATATCGCCATCAACGGCAACGTTGTATCCGTCAAGGGCGCCAAGGGCGAGCTGAGCCACACTGTGCCCAGCCCGATCACGGCAACGCTTGAAGACGGCACCATCACCGTTACCCGCCCGAACGACGAGCGTGAATCCCGCTCCCTCCACGGCCTGACCCGCACGCTGATCGCCAACATGATCACCGGCGTGACCGAGGGCTACAAGAAGGATCTGGAAATCGTTGGTACCGGTTACCGCGTAGTCGCGAAGGGTGCGGACCTCGAGTTCGCCCTGGGCTACAGCCACCCGGTCCCCGTCGCGGCCCCCGAAGGCATCACGCTTACCGTGGTCGCCCCGACGAAGGTCACCGTGTCCGGTATCGACAAGCAGCAGGTGGGCGAGGTTTCCGCCAACATCCGCAAGCTGCGTAAGCCCGACCCGTACAAGGGCAAGGGTATTCGTTACGCCGGCGAGATTGTCCGCCGCAAGGTCGGAAAGGCTGGTAAGTAA
- the rpsH gene encoding 30S ribosomal protein S8 produces the protein MTMTDPVADMLTRLRNANSAYHDSVSMPYSKLKARVADILKAEGYIAGWKEEEAEVGKKLTLDLKFGPNRERSIAGVRRISKPGLRVYAKSTNLPHVLGGLGIAILSTSSGLLTDRQAAKKGVGGEVLAYVW, from the coding sequence ATGACAATGACAGATCCTGTCGCAGATATGCTCACGCGTCTGCGCAATGCAAACTCGGCATACCACGATTCCGTGTCCATGCCTTACAGCAAGCTCAAGGCGCGCGTTGCTGACATCCTGAAGGCCGAAGGCTACATCGCCGGCTGGAAGGAAGAAGAGGCCGAGGTCGGCAAGAAGCTGACCCTGGATCTCAAGTTCGGTCCGAACCGCGAGCGTTCCATCGCCGGCGTTCGCCGCATCTCCAAGCCCGGTCTGCGCGTTTACGCGAAGTCCACCAACCTGCCGCACGTGCTGGGTGGTCTGGGTATCGCAATCCTGTCGACGTCGTCAGGTCTCCTGACCGACCGCCAGGCCGCCAAGAAGGGCGTAGGTGGGGAAGTCCTCGCCTACGTCTGGTAG
- the rplE gene encoding 50S ribosomal protein L5: MTETVTKIVPRLKTRYAAEIKQTLQDEFNYSNVNQVPRLVKVVVNMGVGDAAKDSKLIDGAVRDLTQITGQKPQVTKARKSIAQFKLREGMPIGTHVTLRGDRMWEFVDRLVTLALPRIRDFRGLNGKQFDGNGNYTFGLTEQSMFHEIDQDKIDRVRGMDITVVTTAKTDDEGRALLKALGFPFKSED; the protein is encoded by the coding sequence ATGACTGAGACTGTCACCAAGATCGTTCCCCGTCTGAAGACCCGCTACGCAGCGGAGATCAAGCAGACCCTGCAGGACGAATTCAACTACTCGAACGTCAACCAGGTTCCCCGCCTCGTCAAGGTGGTTGTGAACATGGGTGTTGGAGATGCCGCTAAGGACTCCAAGCTCATTGACGGTGCGGTACGCGACCTCACCCAGATCACGGGCCAGAAGCCCCAGGTCACCAAGGCACGCAAGTCCATCGCTCAGTTCAAGCTGCGCGAAGGCATGCCGATCGGTACGCACGTTACGCTGCGTGGCGACCGCATGTGGGAATTCGTGGACCGCTTGGTCACCCTGGCACTGCCCCGTATCCGTGACTTCCGCGGCCTGAACGGCAAGCAGTTCGACGGCAACGGCAACTACACGTTCGGTCTGACCGAGCAGTCGATGTTCCACGAAATCGATCAGGACAAGATCGACCGCGTACGCGGCATGGACATCACCGTGGTTACCACCGCAAAGACCGATGACGAGGGACGCGCGCTGCTGAAGGCGCTCGGCTTCCCGTTCAAATCCGAAGATTAA
- the rplX gene encoding 50S ribosomal protein L24: MAKIKKGDLVQVITGAKAERGGDRGKQGKVLKVFPESNRILVEGINRVTKHTKVGQSSRGSKTGGIEVVEAPIHVSNVAIVDPETKKPTRVGFRTETVEKDGRERTVRIRVAKGSGKDL, from the coding sequence ATGGCAAAAATCAAGAAGGGTGACCTCGTTCAGGTCATCACCGGTGCTAAGGCTGAGCGCGGCGGAGACCGCGGCAAGCAGGGCAAGGTTCTGAAGGTCTTCCCCGAGAGCAACCGCATCCTCGTTGAAGGCATCAACCGCGTCACCAAGCACACCAAGGTTGGCCAGTCCTCCCGCGGTTCCAAGACCGGCGGCATCGAGGTTGTTGAAGCCCCGATCCACGTTTCCAACGTCGCCATTGTCGACCCGGAGACCAAGAAGCCGACCCGCGTTGGCTTCCGCACTGAAACCGTCGAAAAAGATGGCCGTGAGCGCACTGTGCGTATCCGCGTGGCCAAGGGCTCTGGGAAGGACCTCTAA
- the rplN gene encoding 50S ribosomal protein L14 — translation MIQQESRLKVADNTGAKEILTIRVLGGSGRRYAGIGDTIVATVKDAIPGGNVKKGDVVKAVIVRTKKERRRQDGSYIKFDENAAVILKNDGDPRGTRIFGPVGRELRDKKFMKIISLAPEVL, via the coding sequence GTGATTCAGCAGGAGTCGCGACTGAAGGTCGCCGACAACACGGGTGCCAAGGAAATCTTGACCATCCGCGTTCTCGGTGGATCCGGCCGTCGCTACGCAGGCATTGGCGACACCATTGTTGCCACCGTCAAGGATGCAATTCCCGGCGGCAACGTCAAAAAGGGCGACGTGGTCAAGGCCGTCATCGTCCGTACCAAGAAGGAACGCCGCCGCCAGGACGGTTCCTACATCAAGTTCGATGAGAACGCTGCAGTGATCTTGAAGAATGACGGCGACCCCCGCGGTACCCGTATCTTCGGGCCCGTTGGCCGCGAACTTCGCGACAAGAAGTTCATGAAGATCATTTCGCTGGCTCCGGAGGTGCTGTAG
- the rpsQ gene encoding 30S ribosomal protein S17, with product MSENKNEAAVTTDANGADARGYRKTARGYVVSDKMDKTIVVQVEDRVKHALYGKVIRRTEKRKAHDEQNAAGIGDLVLIAETRPLSATKRWRLVEILEKAK from the coding sequence GTGAGCGAAAACAAGAATGAGGCAGCAGTGACAACTGACGCAAACGGCGCCGATGCCCGCGGGTACCGGAAGACCGCACGCGGCTACGTGGTCTCGGACAAGATGGATAAGACCATCGTTGTCCAGGTTGAAGACCGCGTGAAGCACGCCCTTTACGGCAAGGTTATTCGCCGGACCGAGAAGCGCAAGGCCCATGACGAGCAGAACGCTGCCGGCATTGGTGACCTCGTGCTGATCGCCGAGACCCGGCCGCTGTCCGCTACCAAGCGGTGGCGCCTGGTCGAGATCCTCGAAAAGGCCAAGTAA
- the rpmC gene encoding 50S ribosomal protein L29, with amino-acid sequence MAVGSKELTTEQLDGFDKDRLVEELRKAKEELFNLRFQSATGQLENHGRLRAVKRDIARIYTVLRERELGIRPEVVAPVEEAAPEAPKKSKKKADKSEAEAKVAEDDAK; translated from the coding sequence ATGGCAGTTGGATCAAAAGAGCTGACAACCGAGCAGCTGGACGGCTTCGATAAGGACCGTCTCGTAGAAGAACTGCGCAAGGCCAAGGAGGAGCTGTTCAACCTCCGCTTCCAGTCGGCTACCGGCCAGCTGGAAAACCACGGTCGTCTGCGTGCAGTGAAGCGCGATATCGCCCGCATCTACACGGTGCTGCGTGAGCGCGAGCTGGGCATTCGTCCCGAGGTTGTCGCTCCCGTTGAGGAAGCAGCACCCGAGGCACCGAAGAAGTCAAAGAAGAAGGCTGACAAGTCTGAAGCTGAAGCCAAGGTCGCTGAGGATGATGCCAAGTGA
- the rplP gene encoding 50S ribosomal protein L16, translated as MLIPRRVKYRKQHHPGRSGAATGGTAVSFGEWGIQALTPAYVTNRQIEAARIAMTRHIKRGGKVWINIYPDRPLTKKPAETRMGSGKGSPEWWVANVKPGRVLFELSGVSEEVAREALRLAIHKLPLKARIVRREGGE; from the coding sequence ATGCTTATCCCACGTCGAGTCAAATACCGTAAGCAGCACCACCCGGGTCGCTCCGGCGCTGCAACCGGCGGCACTGCCGTCAGCTTCGGCGAGTGGGGTATCCAGGCTCTGACGCCTGCATACGTCACCAACCGCCAGATTGAAGCTGCGCGTATTGCCATGACACGCCACATCAAGCGCGGCGGTAAGGTCTGGATCAACATCTACCCGGACCGTCCGCTGACGAAGAAGCCTGCTGAAACCCGTATGGGTTCCGGTAAGGGTTCTCCGGAGTGGTGGGTTGCAAACGTCAAGCCGGGCCGGGTTCTGTTCGAACTCTCCGGTGTTTCCGAAGAGGTAGCTCGTGAGGCCCTGCGCCTGGCGATCCATAAGCTGCCGTTGAAGGCACGCATTGTGCGTCGCGAGGGTGGTGAATAG
- the rpsC gene encoding 30S ribosomal protein S3, translating to MGQKVNPHGFRLGITTDHVSHWFADSNKPGQRYKDFVREDIKIRQLMSTGMDRAGIAKVEIERTRDRVRVDIHTARPGIVIGRRGAEADRIRGELEKLTGKQVQLNILEVKNPEMEAQLVAQGVAEQLSSRVAFRRAMKKAIQSAQRAGAKGIRIQCSGRLGGAEMSRSEFYREGRVPLHTLRAQIDYGFFEAKTTFGRIGVKVWIYKGDVTAKELAAQQAAAPSRGRSNDRPGRGPADRGDRGGDRRRRPERGDKAAAPAAAEAPAAEAAAPAAEGGQA from the coding sequence GTGGGACAGAAGGTAAACCCGCACGGGTTCCGACTCGGCATCACCACTGACCACGTATCGCACTGGTTTGCTGACAGCAACAAGCCGGGCCAGCGTTACAAGGACTTCGTCCGCGAGGACATCAAGATCCGTCAGCTGATGTCCACCGGCATGGACCGCGCCGGCATCGCCAAGGTTGAGATCGAGCGCACCCGTGACCGTGTTCGTGTGGATATCCACACTGCACGTCCGGGCATCGTGATCGGCCGCCGCGGCGCCGAAGCGGACCGCATCCGCGGCGAGCTCGAAAAGCTCACCGGCAAGCAGGTCCAGCTGAACATCCTCGAGGTCAAGAACCCCGAGATGGAAGCACAGCTTGTTGCCCAGGGTGTTGCTGAGCAGCTCTCTTCCCGCGTGGCTTTCCGCCGTGCGATGAAGAAGGCCATCCAGTCCGCACAGCGTGCAGGCGCCAAGGGTATCCGTATCCAGTGCTCCGGCCGTCTGGGCGGCGCTGAAATGAGCCGTTCCGAGTTCTACCGCGAAGGCCGTGTGCCCCTGCACACCCTCCGCGCGCAGATCGACTACGGTTTCTTCGAAGCCAAGACCACCTTCGGCCGCATCGGCGTAAAGGTCTGGATCTACAAGGGCGACGTTACCGCTAAGGAACTGGCTGCACAGCAGGCTGCTGCACCGTCCCGCGGACGCTCCAACGACCGTCCGGGCCGCGGCCCGGCCGACCGCGGTGACCGTGGCGGCGACCGCCGTCGTCGTCCCGAGCGCGGCGACAAAGCCGCCGCGCCTGCTGCTGCAGAGGCTCCGGCCGCTGAGGCAGCTGCCCCCGCAGCAGAAGGAGGACAGGCTTAA
- the rplV gene encoding 50S ribosomal protein L22, with product MEAKAIARHIRVTPMKARRVVNLVRGKQANEALAILKFAPQAASEPVLKVIQSAMANARVLADRDGVAFDEGDLFVSEAFVDEGPTMKRFQPRAQGRAYRINKRTSHVTVVVATPTIEEER from the coding sequence ATGGAAGCCAAGGCAATTGCGCGTCATATCCGCGTAACGCCTATGAAGGCCCGGCGCGTCGTCAACCTTGTTCGTGGCAAGCAAGCGAATGAGGCTCTGGCAATTCTGAAGTTTGCCCCCCAGGCAGCTTCGGAGCCGGTACTTAAGGTAATTCAGTCGGCTATGGCCAATGCACGTGTCCTCGCGGACCGTGACGGCGTGGCCTTCGACGAGGGTGACCTCTTCGTCAGCGAAGCATTCGTTGATGAAGGACCCACCATGAAGCGGTTCCAGCCGCGGGCCCAGGGCCGCGCCTACCGCATCAACAAGCGGACCAGCCACGTCACCGTGGTAGTCGCAACCCCTACGATCGAGGAGGAACGCTAA
- the rpsS gene encoding 30S ribosomal protein S19 — MPRSLKKGPFVDQHLFLKVAAENEKGTKNVIKTWSRRSMIIPDMLGHTIAVHDGRKHIPVFVTESMVGHKLGEFALTRTFRGHVKDDRKGKRR, encoded by the coding sequence ATGCCACGCAGCCTGAAGAAAGGCCCCTTCGTCGACCAGCACCTGTTTCTCAAGGTAGCGGCCGAAAACGAAAAGGGCACCAAGAACGTCATCAAGACGTGGTCCCGCCGTTCGATGATCATCCCCGACATGCTCGGGCACACGATCGCCGTACACGACGGACGTAAGCACATTCCGGTGTTTGTCACCGAGTCGATGGTCGGGCACAAGCTCGGCGAATTCGCTCTGACGCGGACATTCCGCGGCCATGTGAAGGACGACCGCAAGGGCAAGCGCCGCTAG
- the rplB gene encoding 50S ribosomal protein L2, whose protein sequence is MGIRKYKPTTPGRRGSSVADFTEITRSTPEKSLVRPLPKKGGRNNTGKITTRHKGGGHKRQYRLIDFRRHDKDGVNARVAEIEYDPNRTARIALLHYVDGTKRYIIAPNKLKQGDFVEAGAGADIKPGNNLPLRNIPVGTTIHAVELRPGGGAKMARSAGASVQLVAKEGRFAQLRLPSGEIRNVDVRCRATIGEVGNAEQSNINWGKAGRMRWKGVRPTVRGVAMNPVDHPHGGGEGKTSGGRHPVNPNGKREGRTRRPNKESDNLIVRRRRSGKNKR, encoded by the coding sequence ATGGGAATCCGTAAATACAAGCCGACTACCCCGGGCCGTCGCGGCTCGAGCGTAGCCGACTTCACCGAAATCACGCGGTCGACGCCGGAAAAGTCGTTGGTACGTCCGCTGCCCAAAAAGGGCGGCCGTAACAACACCGGTAAGATCACGACCAGGCACAAGGGTGGTGGACACAAGCGTCAGTACCGTCTGATCGACTTCCGCCGCCACGACAAGGACGGCGTCAACGCACGCGTTGCCGAGATCGAATACGATCCGAACCGTACCGCCCGCATTGCCCTGCTGCACTACGTTGATGGCACCAAGCGTTACATCATTGCTCCGAACAAGCTCAAGCAGGGCGACTTCGTAGAGGCCGGCGCCGGCGCTGATATCAAGCCCGGCAACAACCTGCCCCTGCGCAACATCCCCGTGGGTACCACCATCCACGCCGTTGAACTTCGTCCGGGCGGCGGTGCCAAGATGGCCCGCTCCGCCGGTGCATCCGTTCAGCTCGTTGCCAAGGAAGGCCGCTTCGCCCAGCTGCGTCTGCCCTCCGGCGAAATCCGCAACGTTGATGTGCGCTGCCGCGCCACGATCGGCGAGGTCGGCAACGCCGAGCAGTCGAACATCAACTGGGGCAAGGCCGGCCGTATGCGCTGGAAGGGCGTACGCCCGACCGTCCGTGGTGTCGCCATGAACCCGGTCGATCACCCGCACGGTGGTGGTGAAGGTAAGACCTCCGGTGGACGCCACCCGGTCAACCCGAACGGTAAGCGCGAAGGCCGTACCCGCCGTCCCAATAAAGAGAGCGACAACCTCATTGTGCGTCGCCGTCGTTCCGGCAAGAACAAGCGATAG
- the rplW gene encoding 50S ribosomal protein L23, with product MSATTAKDPRDVVLAPVVSEKSYGLIDEGKYTFLVDPRSNKTEIKLAVEKIFSVKVDSINTINRAGKRKRTKFGWGQRKNTKRAIVTLKDGTIDIFGGPLS from the coding sequence GTGAGCGCGACCACCGCTAAGGATCCGCGCGACGTAGTGCTTGCACCCGTCGTCTCGGAAAAGAGCTACGGCCTGATCGACGAAGGTAAGTACACCTTCCTGGTCGACCCCCGCTCCAACAAGACCGAGATCAAGCTGGCCGTGGAGAAAATCTTCTCCGTCAAGGTCGACTCGATCAACACCATCAACCGTGCCGGTAAGCGTAAGCGCACCAAGTTCGGATGGGGACAGCGCAAGAACACCAAGCGCGCCATTGTCACCCTCAAGGACGGCACAATCGACATCTTCGGCGGTCCGCTCAGCTAG
- the rplD gene encoding 50S ribosomal protein L4 codes for MANETTVEFPAEIFDVQTNVPLLHQVVVAQLAAARQGTHKTKTRAEVSGAGRKPFKQKGTGRARQGSIRAPHMTGGGVVHGPTPRDYSQRTPKKMKAAALRGALSDRARNGRIHVLESLVEGTKPSTKDALSALRSVSDRKNLLVVIERANDVAALSVRNVPAVHVIYVDQLNTYDVLVADDVVFTKAAYDEFVGKNTVKEDAK; via the coding sequence ATGGCTAACGAAACCACTGTTGAATTCCCCGCAGAGATCTTCGACGTTCAGACGAACGTACCGCTGCTCCACCAGGTGGTAGTTGCTCAGCTTGCAGCTGCCCGCCAGGGTACGCACAAGACGAAGACGCGTGCCGAGGTAAGCGGCGCAGGCCGCAAGCCGTTCAAGCAGAAGGGCACCGGCCGGGCTCGTCAGGGCTCCATCCGTGCTCCTCACATGACCGGCGGCGGCGTAGTCCACGGACCGACGCCCCGCGATTACAGCCAGCGCACCCCCAAGAAGATGAAGGCTGCTGCACTGCGCGGCGCCCTGTCGGACCGGGCACGCAACGGCCGTATCCACGTCCTCGAATCCCTGGTTGAAGGCACCAAGCCTTCCACCAAGGACGCACTGAGCGCCCTGCGTTCGGTTTCCGACCGCAAGAACCTGCTCGTTGTTATCGAGCGCGCCAACGATGTTGCCGCACTTTCCGTGCGCAACGTTCCGGCTGTTCACGTGATCTACGTAGATCAGCTGAACACCTATGACGTGCTTGTTGCCGACGACGTGGTCTTCACCAAGGCTGCCTACGACGAGTTCGTCGGCAAGAACACAGTCAAGGAGGACGCCAAGTGA
- the rplC gene encoding 50S ribosomal protein L3: MSTSLTRQVKGLLGTKLGMTQVWDENNKLIPVTVVQADSNVITQLRNAEKDGYTAVQIGYGQIDPRKVTKPLAGHFEKAGVTPRRHVVELRTADADTYELGQELSVEMFAAGQKVDVTGTSKGKGFAGVMKRHGFHGVGASHGAHKNHRKPGSIGGASTPGRVFKGVRMAGRMGGVRHTTMNLTVHGVDAEKSLLLIKGAVPGARGQVVLVRSAVKGD, from the coding sequence ATGTCTACTTCACTTACACGCCAGGTAAAGGGACTGCTGGGCACCAAGCTCGGCATGACCCAGGTTTGGGACGAGAACAACAAACTCATCCCCGTAACCGTCGTCCAGGCTGACTCCAACGTCATCACGCAGCTGCGCAACGCGGAAAAGGACGGCTACACCGCCGTTCAGATCGGCTACGGCCAGATCGACCCGCGCAAGGTGACCAAGCCGCTGGCCGGCCACTTTGAAAAGGCCGGCGTTACGCCGCGCCGCCACGTAGTTGAACTGCGTACCGCCGATGCCGACACTTACGAGCTGGGCCAGGAACTCTCCGTTGAGATGTTCGCAGCCGGCCAGAAGGTCGACGTCACCGGAACCTCCAAGGGTAAGGGCTTTGCCGGTGTCATGAAGCGTCACGGCTTCCATGGCGTTGGTGCCTCCCACGGTGCACACAAGAACCACCGTAAGCCGGGTTCCATCGGTGGCGCATCCACCCCGGGCCGCGTCTTCAAGGGCGTTCGGATGGCGGGCCGCATGGGCGGCGTCCGTCACACCACCATGAACCTCACGGTTCACGGTGTGGACGCCGAGAAGTCGCTCCTGCTGATCAAGGGTGCCGTTCCCGGCGCCCGCGGCCAGGTCGTCCTCGTACGCTCTGCCGTGAAGGGAGATTAG
- the rpsJ gene encoding 30S ribosomal protein S10 codes for MAGQKIRIRLKSYDHEVIDVSARKIVETVTRAGATVVGPVPLPTEKNVYVVIRSPHKYKDSREHFEMRTHKRLIDIIDPTPKAVDSLMRLDLPADVNIEIKL; via the coding sequence ATGGCGGGACAAAAAATCCGCATCCGGCTGAAGTCGTATGACCACGAGGTCATTGACGTATCAGCACGGAAGATCGTTGAGACGGTCACGCGTGCAGGCGCAACGGTAGTAGGCCCTGTGCCGCTGCCCACGGAAAAGAACGTTTACGTTGTTATCCGTTCGCCGCACAAGTACAAGGACAGCCGCGAGCACTTTGAAATGCGCACGCACAAGCGCCTGATCGACATCATTGACCCCACGCCTAAGGCCGTTGACTCGCTCATGCGTCTCGACCTGCCTGCCGACGTGAACATCGAAATCAAGCTGTAG